The DNA window ATCTCCCGAGTCCTTTCAGTAACAGATACCAGCATTATGTTCATTATCCCTATTCCGCCTACAATAAGCGATATGGCGGCTATTGCCCCGATTACGGCCGAAACTACTCCCAGCACGCTGTCGAGCTGCTGCATCTGCTCCTTAGCGCTCATACCGATGTACATCTCTTCCTCTGGATTTTTTCCCCTTAGCTTGCTCTTTTCGACATACGCAACTATCCTGTCCTTTACAGCATCTACATCCTCAGTCCTCCTGACTATTGCTTCAAACGAACTGTAATTGCCCGTCGAATTGAGCATGCCCCTTAGGGTGTTTACGGGGCAGTAGAGCGTAGTTGAGGGAGCCCCGCCAAATGACTGGTTGAGCTGGTCGAATATCGACTCGGGTTTCTCATAGATGCCTATGACTGTAAACCCTGCTCTCCGCCCTCCAATGTCTACATACAGGCGCTTGCCAAGGGCGCTTTCATTCTTGAAAGCAGCCTGTGCCAGCTTCTTGTCGATTATTGCCACGCTCCGTTGAGATTGCAGGTCGCTTGCCTTCAAAAACCTTCCCTTAGTTAGATTTAGCGCCTCTATCTGGTCGAAGTTGTCATATACTCCCTGCAGGCTTACATTTTCAATAGCCCCGGTGGTCTTCACCTTGCCCTGCATATACTCCACAGGGCTTGCAGCTGCAATATCGTTTGAAAACAGCTTGCCTATCGTTTTTATGTCGTTATCGGAAAATCCATGCTGCTCGGCGTTTACATTTTCATCCTGCCAGTTTATGGTGATGTATATCCTATTGACCCCGAAGCTCTGAAATTCGCTTCCTATCTTCTCCTGGCTGCCCTGGCCGAGAGCCATAATTGTTATTACCGAAGCTATGCCTATTATTATTCCAAGCATTGTGAGGAAAGACCTCATCTTGTTGGCCCATATGCTCGCCACGGCCACCCTGAATATCTCAACAATGTTCATATGCTCACTCCTTAGCAACAGGCACGTCTTTCACTATCTCGCCGTCCCTGAAACTTATGGCTCTCCTGCAGTAGCGCGCTATCTCCATCTCGTGTGTAACTATTATTATTGTCTTGCCCTCATCGTTCAGCTTTGTGAACAGCTCCATAATCTCGTCTCCAGACCTCGTATCGAGATTGCCCGTCGGCTCGTCAGCGAGTATTATGGATGGATCGTTTGCAAGAGCTCTGGCTATGGCTACCCTCTGCCTCTGACCTCCGGAAAGCTCGCTTGGCACGTGGTCGGCCCTGTCTGAAAGCCCTACCTTTGCAAGCAGCTCGAGTGCCTTTTGCCTCATTGGCGCCCTCTTTTCACCCGCATAAACCATAGGGAGCTCCACGTTCTTGAGCGCCGATGTCCTGGCAAGCAGATTGAACGATTGGAACACAAAGCCTATGCTCTTGTTCCTTATGTGCGCAAGCTTGTTTTCCGAAAGCTCGCTTACATCCACGCCGTCGAGCATGTAGCTCCCGGCGCTTGGCCTGTCGAGGCAGCCTATGATATTCATCAGCGTGGACTTTCCGGAACCCGAAGGTCCCATTATCGCTACGAACTCGCCGTCCTCAATATTAAGATTGATGTCCTTTAGCGCATCTACACGTATTTTTTCAGTCTCGTACACCTTGCTTACGCCTTCGAGCTTTATCATTTCTGCTCACCCTTTACCATTACCTTGAGTCCGTCCTTGAACGAATCGTCGGGATTCGCCGCCAGGACATCTCCCGCCTTTAAAAGCGCAGATATCGCTTCGACCTTGAGGTCGCCTTCTATGCCCAGCTCTATTGGTATTTCCCTTAGCTTTCCGCCTTCGATTTTGTATACATAGTGTTTGCCGTCGCTCTTTAGAAGCAGCGCCTCATAGGGCACTACCAGCGCATCCTCCTTCTCCCCTGTGACTATGTCCACATCTGCTGAGAATCCAGTCTTGATACCCGATGGCGGGTCTATTATGTCCAGCTTTACAAGCACGCTCTTTTCAGTCTGGGTTCCTTCAGCCAGCGCGCTCGGAGCGATATATGATATCCTTCCGGCGAGCTTGCTGTCGGGGAAAGCGTCTCCCGTTATTATGGCCTCCTGGCCGATCCTTACCTTGTGTATTTCAAACTGGCTTACATTTGCGTGTACCTGCAGCTTGTCAAGGTTATGAACTACGAACATGGGCTTTTGAAGCCTCGCCTCAATCCCTACCTTGCAGTTTGCATACACTACGGTGCCGTCAACAGGACTTTTAAGCACAGCATCGTCATACTGGCTCTGCGCCAGCTCGAGCGCAAGCCTTTGCTTTTCCACCTGCATCTCCTTTATCTTCCTGGAGCTGCCGCTCTTTTCTTCCTGTATGTCGTTTAGCGATATGTCGTACGAGTTTTTTGCGGAAGCTAGTCGCTTCTGGGCATCGTCGAGTTCCTTCTTGCTTACTGCACCGTTATCATACAGGCTTGCAGTCTTCTCATAGTCGCTCTTGGCGCTTTCGTACTCGATGCGCTTGCTGTCCGCATCCTTCTCAAGCCTGTAAAGCGCCGTGCCTTCCACGCTGTCCTTCAGCTCCCTGTCTGCTATGTC is part of the Peptoclostridium acidaminophilum DSM 3953 genome and encodes:
- a CDS encoding ABC transporter permease, with the translated sequence MNIVEIFRVAVASIWANKMRSFLTMLGIIIGIASVITIMALGQGSQEKIGSEFQSFGVNRIYITINWQDENVNAEQHGFSDNDIKTIGKLFSNDIAAASPVEYMQGKVKTTGAIENVSLQGVYDNFDQIEALNLTKGRFLKASDLQSQRSVAIIDKKLAQAAFKNESALGKRLYVDIGGRRAGFTVIGIYEKPESIFDQLNQSFGGAPSTTLYCPVNTLRGMLNSTGNYSSFEAIVRRTEDVDAVKDRIVAYVEKSKLRGKNPEEEMYIGMSAKEQMQQLDSVLGVVSAVIGAIAAISLIVGGIGIMNIMLVSVTERTREIGIRKAIGATKRSILLQFLVESMIISGIGGLAGTLLGVGAAAIAGSIMGISGLVNMMTVVIAVSFSCGVGIFFGIYPANKAAKMDPIEALRYE
- a CDS encoding ABC transporter ATP-binding protein codes for the protein MIKLEGVSKVYETEKIRVDALKDINLNIEDGEFVAIMGPSGSGKSTLMNIIGCLDRPSAGSYMLDGVDVSELSENKLAHIRNKSIGFVFQSFNLLARTSALKNVELPMVYAGEKRAPMRQKALELLAKVGLSDRADHVPSELSGGQRQRVAIARALANDPSIILADEPTGNLDTRSGDEIMELFTKLNDEGKTIIIVTHEMEIARYCRRAISFRDGEIVKDVPVAKE
- a CDS encoding efflux RND transporter periplasmic adaptor subunit; the protein is MGRFKSKKFIIIAAVLLISAVAAYTIIRMNSQGAALEVEKLQVDKTRITSDVIISGTIRSGDEAEINSELEDAVKAVYVKEGERVSKGQMLAALETDVLRTRLDSARIDLDIADRELKDSVEGTALYRLEKDADSKRIEYESAKSDYEKTASLYDNGAVSKKELDDAQKRLASAKNSYDISLNDIQEEKSGSSRKIKEMQVEKQRLALELAQSQYDDAVLKSPVDGTVVYANCKVGIEARLQKPMFVVHNLDKLQVHANVSQFEIHKVRIGQEAIITGDAFPDSKLAGRISYIAPSALAEGTQTEKSVLVKLDIIDPPSGIKTGFSADVDIVTGEKEDALVVPYEALLLKSDGKHYVYKIEGGKLREIPIELGIEGDLKVEAISALLKAGDVLAANPDDSFKDGLKVMVKGEQK